One Tamlana carrageenivorans genomic region harbors:
- a CDS encoding reprolysin-like metallopeptidase, producing MRTKLHYVLTTAILLCAFSAVAQTNFFVKVADSKSLHKGSLSKHQGKGAYYQFDYKALTETLAETSKVSGVSKSTGVILSFPGKNGGFERFQVQEASVLHPELQAKYPEIKSFVAQSLEHPNVRMRFSLSPYNGLSAVVFGYEKTLVYQPVKNNPDEILVTSKSNITENVFLNCDNLERDLAKVSKLVTQKDANDGVHRKYRIAISVTGEYAQANGGTMASVNAEINSTLTHINAVFENDFNVTLELIAGNDAIVFLNPNTDPYTALGRYNQQLANTLDAVIQEANYDIGHLLGGINDTNGNGTGDAGCLGCVCNNGGSYAAKNHKGAGFSTSSNPSGVNFAINYVAHEVGHQFGATHTWSHNGNEGYDSQMEPGGGSTIMSYAGITGSYNLQRNSDPYFHAISIQQVMKFVKSTTCAMETDTGNSTPLVDAGEDLTLPIGTPFMLRAKASDGDGDILSYCWEQFNENNAATTYPDPRSSNSNSILFRSYLPSEVSTRYFPNLSDLRFGFNSTQWEKVPTVARSADFRLTVRDQRVGGASNSHDDMRVTFDANYGPFEVTSQNSEGVSWTSGTTETITWRVNNTNNMSGASQVNILLSIDGGMTYNQVLASNVPNNGAHTLVVPDTPAPYCRLMIVPTNHHFFSINTHDFTINYKVETTCTQYASGTNLGINITDNGKAFTESHTINIGASKTISDVNIGINISHDYIGDLEFVVVSPSGTEVMLKNHEDCSDEVNMLGVYDDEAEPYNCFNSGAGLSFKPPNELLSQFDGKNITGDWTIYLGDFEAGDGGTLNSWFIEVCDTTETALDSPENPNKNENLVVFPNPSYGDFILKMYNPSQNPIEIRVLDINNRVVYKETLIGLANLEHELDLNQLKSGMYFLTVSNSEKNFTKKLVVR from the coding sequence ATGAGAACAAAACTACATTATGTTTTAACAACCGCAATACTTTTGTGTGCATTTTCGGCAGTAGCTCAAACTAATTTTTTTGTTAAAGTTGCTGATAGTAAATCGTTACATAAGGGTAGTTTATCAAAACACCAAGGAAAAGGGGCGTACTATCAATTCGATTATAAAGCCCTAACAGAAACCTTAGCGGAAACATCTAAAGTTTCGGGTGTATCAAAATCGACAGGGGTTATTTTAAGCTTTCCTGGTAAAAATGGCGGTTTTGAGCGTTTTCAAGTTCAGGAAGCTTCAGTTTTACATCCCGAATTACAAGCCAAATATCCAGAAATTAAATCCTTTGTTGCTCAAAGTTTAGAGCACCCCAATGTACGTATGCGATTTAGTTTGTCGCCGTATAACGGACTTTCAGCCGTGGTTTTTGGTTATGAAAAAACCCTTGTTTATCAGCCAGTAAAAAACAATCCTGATGAAATATTAGTGACTTCAAAGTCTAATATTACTGAAAATGTTTTTTTAAACTGTGATAATTTGGAGCGCGATTTGGCTAAAGTTTCAAAATTAGTAACTCAAAAAGATGCTAACGATGGGGTACACCGTAAATATAGAATCGCCATTTCTGTAACTGGTGAATACGCTCAAGCCAATGGTGGTACTATGGCATCGGTAAACGCAGAAATAAATAGTACGTTAACACATATTAATGCGGTTTTTGAAAATGATTTCAATGTCACCCTGGAGTTAATTGCAGGTAATGATGCGATTGTTTTCTTAAATCCGAATACCGATCCTTACACCGCTTTAGGGCGTTATAATCAGCAATTAGCAAATACTTTGGATGCTGTTATTCAAGAAGCAAATTATGATATCGGACACCTTTTAGGAGGGATAAATGATACCAATGGCAACGGTACTGGTGATGCTGGATGTTTGGGTTGTGTGTGTAATAACGGCGGATCCTATGCTGCAAAAAACCACAAGGGCGCAGGCTTTTCCACCAGTTCGAATCCGAGTGGTGTTAATTTCGCTATTAATTATGTTGCTCACGAGGTAGGGCATCAATTTGGCGCGACCCACACCTGGTCCCACAATGGGAATGAGGGCTATGATTCGCAAATGGAGCCTGGCGGAGGTTCTACCATTATGAGTTATGCTGGTATTACGGGGTCCTACAATTTACAGCGTAATAGCGATCCTTATTTTCATGCGATTTCTATTCAACAGGTTATGAAGTTTGTAAAATCTACCACTTGCGCTATGGAAACTGATACTGGAAATAGCACACCACTTGTTGATGCAGGCGAGGATTTAACCCTTCCTATTGGAACGCCTTTTATGCTTAGAGCTAAAGCTAGTGATGGCGATGGAGATATACTCAGTTATTGTTGGGAGCAATTTAATGAAAATAATGCAGCGACCACCTATCCAGACCCTAGGTCTTCCAATTCTAATAGTATTCTCTTCCGATCGTATTTGCCAAGTGAGGTATCAACGCGTTATTTTCCTAATCTTTCCGATTTAAGATTTGGTTTTAATAGTACCCAATGGGAAAAAGTGCCTACTGTAGCCCGCTCAGCCGATTTTAGATTAACCGTTAGAGATCAAAGGGTTGGTGGCGCCAGTAATAGTCATGATGATATGCGCGTCACTTTTGACGCTAATTATGGGCCTTTTGAAGTTACGTCGCAGAATTCTGAAGGGGTTTCATGGACCTCTGGTACTACCGAAACCATAACATGGCGCGTGAATAATACCAATAACATGAGTGGTGCGTCGCAGGTTAATATTTTATTATCTATCGATGGGGGGATGACTTATAATCAAGTTTTGGCTTCCAATGTACCCAATAACGGGGCGCACACCTTGGTGGTTCCCGATACCCCAGCACCGTATTGTAGGCTCATGATTGTGCCTACAAACCATCACTTTTTTAGCATTAACACGCATGATTTTACTATAAATTACAAAGTGGAAACAACGTGTACCCAATATGCTTCGGGGACTAATTTAGGGATAAATATTACCGATAATGGCAAAGCCTTTACCGAAAGTCATACCATAAATATTGGGGCCTCTAAAACCATTTCTGATGTGAATATTGGTATTAATATTTCCCACGACTATATTGGTGATTTGGAGTTTGTAGTGGTGAGTCCTAGCGGAACAGAAGTGATGCTTAAAAACCACGAAGATTGTAGTGATGAGGTAAATATGTTAGGAGTATATGATGATGAAGCCGAACCTTATAACTGTTTCAATTCGGGAGCAGGTTTATCCTTTAAACCGCCAAATGAATTGTTATCGCAATTTGATGGTAAAAATATTACGGGCGATTGGACGATTTATTTGGGTGATTTTGAAGCTGGCGATGGAGGCACTTTAAATTCGTGGTTTATTGAGGTTTGCGATACCACAGAAACCGCCTTGGATAGCCCAGAAAACCCTAATAAAAATGAGAATTTAGTTGTGTTTCCTAATCCGAGTTATGGCGATTTTATTTTAAAAATGTACAACCCTTCTCAAAACCCTATTGAGATTCGTGTGTTAGATATTAATAACCGTGTGGTGTATAAAGAAACTTTAATAGGATTAGCCAATTTAGAACATGAATTAGATTTAAACCAGTTAAAATCGGGTATGTATTTTCTAACCGTTTCAAATTCGGAAAAAAACTTCACCAAAAAGCTTGTTGTTAGGTAG
- a CDS encoding IS256 family transposase produces the protein MNSDLEKQLDALIGKISNKEDFDQVKEQLLKRGIESLLKAEMTAHLGFQKGGSVIENNQRNGFSEKTIKTHNGEQRIKIPRDRQASFEPVIVPKHQSISQELEDCIQLLYAKGMSNSDIIDFIESTYGVQYSTSQVSIITNQLLEDIKQWQNRPLEDVYPIVWIDAIHYKIRQEGKVISKACMIVLGVNTEGQQDILSMSIVETEKAAAWMSILDDLRSRGVKDIFFLCSDNLSGLDKAVEAIFPGSIRQICIVHQIRNSLKYVSYKDRKSIMVDIKAIYQADNEKFALEAFEVFKQNWEDKYLSAVQSWENNWDNLTAFLNYPKEIRKLIYTTNIIESFNASLRKYTRNKKVFPHDDAALKSIYLAAQSISKKWKKTRFKWGQIYNQLYICFPNRL, from the coding sequence ATGAACTCAGACTTAGAAAAACAATTAGACGCCTTGATCGGCAAAATCAGCAACAAGGAGGACTTTGACCAGGTCAAGGAACAGTTGCTTAAACGTGGTATTGAATCACTTTTAAAAGCAGAAATGACTGCCCACTTAGGGTTTCAAAAAGGAGGTTCTGTAATTGAGAACAACCAGCGCAATGGTTTCTCAGAGAAAACTATCAAGACTCATAACGGCGAACAACGCATCAAAATCCCCAGAGATCGTCAAGCGAGCTTTGAGCCTGTTATTGTCCCCAAACATCAATCGATTAGTCAAGAATTAGAAGATTGTATTCAACTGCTTTACGCCAAAGGTATGAGCAATAGCGATATTATTGATTTTATTGAAAGTACCTATGGAGTGCAGTATTCCACATCACAGGTATCCATTATCACCAATCAATTATTGGAAGACATCAAACAATGGCAGAATAGACCTTTAGAAGACGTATATCCCATTGTCTGGATAGATGCTATTCATTATAAAATACGTCAAGAAGGCAAGGTAATATCTAAAGCCTGTATGATAGTTTTAGGGGTGAATACCGAAGGGCAACAAGATATTTTGAGCATGAGTATTGTGGAGACAGAAAAGGCAGCTGCTTGGATGTCCATTTTAGACGATCTGCGCTCTAGAGGCGTAAAAGATATCTTCTTTCTGTGTTCGGATAACCTCTCTGGATTAGATAAAGCTGTAGAAGCTATTTTTCCAGGTAGTATACGTCAAATATGTATCGTACATCAAATTAGAAACTCTTTAAAATATGTGAGCTATAAGGACCGTAAATCAATAATGGTCGATATTAAAGCTATTTATCAAGCCGATAATGAGAAATTCGCTTTAGAGGCTTTCGAAGTCTTTAAACAAAATTGGGAAGATAAATACCTCTCTGCCGTACAGTCTTGGGAAAACAATTGGGATAATTTGACCGCGTTTTTAAACTACCCAAAAGAGATTAGAAAACTTATATATACTACCAATATCATTGAGAGTTTTAATGCCAGTTTAAGAAAATATACACGCAACAAAAAAGTCTTTCCTCATGATGATGCAGCACTGAAATCCATATATTTAGCAGCTCAAAGCATCAGCAAAAAATGGAAGAAAACACGATTTAAATGGGGCCAAATTTACAATCAATTGTATATTTGTTTTCCAAACAGGTTATAA
- a CDS encoding HNH endonuclease encodes MANKWGIPKDVEELVLLRDKSCVYCGVAFTKNDTSRKTKQSWEHIVNDIRINQANNIALCCVSCNASKGAKLLEDWLNTNYCKNKGIIKLSVSLSKILCF; translated from the coding sequence ATGGCTAATAAATGGGGGATTCCTAAAGATGTTGAAGAACTGGTTTTATTGAGAGATAAATCCTGTGTTTACTGTGGAGTAGCTTTTACTAAAAATGATACTTCTAGAAAAACAAAACAATCGTGGGAACATATTGTAAATGATATTAGAATAAATCAAGCTAATAATATCGCTCTCTGTTGTGTATCATGTAATGCTAGTAAGGGCGCAAAATTATTGGAAGATTGGTTGAATACCAATTACTGTAAAAACAAAGGAATCATTAAGCTGTCAGTGAGTTTATCCAAAATTTTGTGTTTTTGA
- the pth gene encoding aminoacyl-tRNA hydrolase — MWPFLKYFIKNNTLIEETDPMKKFLIVGLGNIGDKYENTRHNIGFKILDFFADKEALTFETQKLGDICTYKLKGRTFIFLKPNTYMNLSGKAILYWLTKEKIPLENLLVITDDLNLPFGSIRVKTKGSDGGHNGLKDTQDKLNTTKYNRFRFGISDTFSKGSQVDYVLGEWTPEESNQLKERLEKSVELIKSFGLAGINNTMNSFNGK; from the coding sequence ATGTGGCCGTTTTTAAAATACTTTATTAAGAATAACACCCTTATAGAAGAAACAGATCCCATGAAAAAATTTTTAATCGTTGGTTTAGGAAACATAGGTGATAAATACGAAAATACACGCCATAATATTGGCTTTAAAATTTTAGATTTCTTTGCTGATAAAGAAGCTTTAACTTTTGAAACTCAAAAACTAGGCGATATCTGCACGTATAAGCTAAAAGGAAGAACCTTTATTTTTCTGAAACCTAATACCTACATGAATTTAAGCGGAAAAGCCATTTTATACTGGCTCACAAAAGAAAAAATTCCCTTAGAAAACCTTTTAGTGATTACAGACGATTTAAACCTACCCTTTGGTAGCATTCGTGTAAAAACTAAGGGCAGTGATGGTGGACACAACGGATTAAAAGATACTCAGGACAAGTTAAACACCACAAAATACAACCGCTTCCGATTTGGTATAAGCGATACTTTTTCTAAAGGGAGTCAAGTTGATTATGTTCTTGGCGAATGGACACCTGAAGAAAGTAACCAATTGAAAGAACGTTTAGAAAAGTCTGTAGAACTTATTAAATCTTTCGGATTAGCAGGTATTAATAATACTATGAATAGTTTTAACGGGAAATAA
- a CDS encoding restriction endonuclease → MEIPKFHETFIPILKILENEETLQTRELYQKVIDKFFSKLSKEKLDKKTKSGELLIINRIAWGKSYLKKGGYIEFPKRGFVKITDKGKKHNSNTLTLKQVESSDNFLEFYSEENPKENLTPIKTSNASPQDLIDEGFNSIDVQVKDELLEKLKTIDPFYFEKVILILLKKMGYGDFVETAKTGDGGIDGIINEDKLGLDKIYIQAKRYGENKVREKDIRNFIGAMSGDTQKGVFVTTSTFDKGAVKKANDAHHTIILIDGSKLVDLMHQYGVGVQIKIIYEVKELDNDFFDSE, encoded by the coding sequence ATGGAGATACCAAAATTTCACGAGACTTTCATTCCTATTTTAAAGATTTTAGAGAACGAAGAAACATTACAGACTAGAGAATTGTATCAGAAAGTTATTGATAAATTTTTTTCTAAGCTTTCAAAAGAAAAATTAGATAAAAAAACCAAAAGCGGCGAACTGTTAATTATTAACAGAATTGCCTGGGGGAAATCCTATTTAAAAAAAGGAGGTTATATTGAATTCCCTAAAAGAGGATTTGTGAAAATCACCGATAAAGGTAAAAAGCATAATTCTAATACTCTTACACTAAAACAGGTTGAAAGTTCGGATAATTTTTTAGAATTTTATAGTGAAGAAAATCCAAAAGAAAATTTAACACCAATAAAGACTTCAAATGCTTCGCCTCAAGATTTAATTGACGAAGGGTTTAACTCAATTGATGTACAGGTTAAAGATGAACTTCTCGAAAAGTTAAAAACCATAGATCCTTTTTATTTTGAAAAGGTTATACTAATTCTGTTAAAAAAAATGGGGTATGGTGATTTTGTCGAGACAGCTAAAACTGGAGACGGAGGAATTGATGGGATAATTAATGAAGATAAACTAGGTCTGGATAAGATATATATTCAAGCAAAAAGATACGGAGAAAATAAAGTTCGGGAAAAAGATATAAGAAATTTTATTGGAGCTATGAGTGGAGATACTCAAAAGGGAGTATTTGTTACAACTTCAACTTTTGATAAAGGAGCTGTAAAGAAAGCAAATGATGCTCATCATACAATAATATTAATTGATGGTTCGAAATTGGTTGATTTGATGCATCAGTATGGAGTTGGTGTTCAGATCAAAATAATTTACGAAGTCAAAGAGCTTGATAATGATTTTTTTGATAGTGAATAA
- a CDS encoding HTTM domain-containing protein, producing MLNKWFFKHIDNSALIVFRIIFGGLCFLETVGAIFTGWIKRTLVEPRFTFNFIGFEWLQPLPGDGMYYYYAIMGVLGLLIMVGYKYRLSMICFTLMWTASYLMQKSSYNNHYYLLILISSLMVFLPANTYASVDAKLNPKLKSNSMPQWCRIVIILQLFIVYTYASIAKLYPDWLDATAMETLMSGKRNYLLIGKLLQQKGVQYFLAYGGILFDGLIVPLLLYKPTRKYAFAASIVFHLFNSIVFQIGIFPYLSLAFTLFFFPSEVIQKIFLKKKPHYDASEIVVPHYKPIFLVIFFIYFIIQIGLPLRHHFIASDVLWTEEGHRLSWRMMLRTKRARTTYWIENKANGKRLKMNLRDHLTRKQVRTASAKPDVIWQFSQYLKSHYKSSGMDIGVYVDCQVSVNGKAYQTLVNPDIDIANQPWEVFKHSPWLLPAK from the coding sequence ATGCTGAATAAGTGGTTTTTTAAACATATAGACAACTCGGCTTTAATTGTTTTTCGAATAATTTTCGGGGGTCTTTGTTTTTTAGAAACCGTAGGAGCTATTTTTACTGGATGGATTAAACGCACCTTAGTCGAACCCCGTTTTACTTTTAATTTTATAGGTTTCGAGTGGCTACAACCACTTCCTGGCGATGGCATGTATTATTACTATGCCATTATGGGGGTTTTAGGTTTACTCATTATGGTTGGGTATAAGTACCGCTTAAGCATGATTTGTTTTACACTCATGTGGACAGCCAGCTACCTCATGCAGAAGTCCTCGTATAACAACCACTATTATTTGTTAATCCTTATTAGCAGCCTCATGGTGTTTCTTCCTGCCAACACTTATGCCTCGGTAGATGCCAAGCTAAACCCAAAACTAAAAAGCAACAGCATGCCGCAATGGTGTCGCATTGTTATTATTTTACAGTTATTCATTGTGTACACCTATGCTTCTATAGCAAAATTATATCCCGATTGGCTGGATGCAACGGCCATGGAGACCTTAATGAGTGGTAAACGCAATTATTTGCTAATTGGCAAATTACTGCAACAAAAAGGCGTGCAGTATTTTTTAGCCTACGGCGGTATTTTATTTGACGGCCTTATTGTACCGCTTCTGCTCTATAAGCCAACTCGAAAATATGCCTTTGCCGCTTCAATCGTATTTCATCTTTTTAATTCGATTGTGTTTCAAATTGGTATTTTCCCTTATTTATCGCTGGCTTTTACACTGTTCTTTTTTCCTTCAGAAGTCATTCAAAAAATATTTTTAAAGAAAAAACCCCATTACGATGCCTCGGAAATCGTTGTACCCCATTACAAACCGATTTTTTTAGTCATTTTCTTCATCTATTTCATCATACAAATAGGCCTGCCGCTTCGTCATCATTTTATTGCTAGTGATGTCCTATGGACGGAAGAAGGTCATCGTTTATCCTGGCGAATGATGCTTAGAACGAAACGTGCAAGAACCACCTATTGGATTGAAAACAAAGCCAATGGCAAACGACTAAAAATGAATCTTCGCGACCATTTAACACGAAAACAAGTGCGAACCGCTAGCGCTAAACCCGATGTTATTTGGCAGTTTTCTCAATATCTTAAATCCCATTATAAATCTTCGGGAATGGATATTGGGGTTTATGTAGATTGCCAAGTAAGCGTGAATGGCAAAGCTTACCAAACCCTTGTTAATCCTGATATCGACATCGCCAACCAACCTTGGGAAGTCTTTAAACACAGTCCTTGGCTATTACCTGCTAAGTAA
- a CDS encoding 50S ribosomal protein L25/general stress protein Ctc, translating into MKSITIDGSQRESVGKKATKALRNAGQVPCVLYGGDKPVHFSAPELAFSKLVYTPNAHTVVINLDNGETLNAVLQDIQFHPVTDRILHIDFYQLFEDKEIALNIPVQLVGNSRGVKNGGVLRRNNRKLRIKALPANLPDFIEIDITPLKIGDKVSVSDLLNDDYTFLHTNNTVVCQVRTSRTAVADVDDENEDVEEGAEAAAEATQE; encoded by the coding sequence ATGAAATCAATTACAATCGACGGATCTCAAAGAGAAAGCGTAGGCAAAAAAGCAACAAAAGCCTTACGTAATGCTGGTCAGGTTCCTTGCGTATTATACGGAGGAGATAAACCAGTGCATTTCTCTGCACCAGAATTAGCTTTCTCTAAACTTGTATACACGCCTAATGCGCATACAGTTGTGATTAATTTAGACAACGGTGAAACTTTAAACGCTGTTTTACAAGACATTCAATTTCACCCTGTAACAGACAGAATTTTACACATCGATTTCTACCAATTATTTGAAGATAAAGAAATCGCGCTTAACATTCCTGTACAATTAGTAGGTAACTCTAGAGGTGTTAAAAACGGTGGTGTTTTAAGAAGAAACAACCGTAAATTACGTATTAAAGCACTTCCTGCTAACTTACCAGATTTTATCGAAATCGATATTACACCACTTAAAATTGGTGATAAAGTATCTGTAAGTGATCTATTAAACGATGATTACACATTCTTACATACTAACAACACTGTAGTTTGTCAAGTTAGAACATCTAGAACTGCTGTTGCAGATGTTGATGATGAGAATGAAGATGTTGAAGAAGGTGCTGAAGCAGCTGCTGAAGCAACTCAAGAATAA
- the serS gene encoding serine--tRNA ligase: MLQVPFIRENKELVVERLAKRNLNAVQLVEDVITFDEDRRRLQAELDNTLAESNTLSKEIGNLFKSGQAEKANELKAKTSLLKETSKELSELLNAKADALNELLYKIPNVPNELVPQGNSEDDNEEVFKAGEIPSLHEGALPHWELAKQYDIIDFELGNKIAGAGFPVYKGKGARLQRALIAYFLDKNTAAGYTEYQLPHVVNEASGFGTGQLPDKEGQMYHITEDNLYLIPTAEVPGTNIFRDVVLNESDLPIGITGYTPCFRREAGSYGAHVRGLNRLHQFDKVEIIRVEHPSKSYEALDGMVNHVKSILEDLKLPYRILRLCGADLGFTSALTYDFELFSTAQDRWLEISSVSNFETFQANRLKLRFKNSDGKNELAHTLNGSSLALPRVLAGILENCQTPEGIVIPEVLQPYTGFKIIN; encoded by the coding sequence ATGTTACAAGTTCCTTTTATTAGAGAAAACAAAGAATTGGTCGTTGAGCGTTTAGCAAAGAGAAATCTTAATGCGGTTCAACTGGTTGAAGATGTTATTACTTTTGATGAAGACAGACGCCGTTTGCAAGCAGAATTAGACAATACCTTAGCCGAATCCAACACCCTTTCCAAAGAAATAGGAAACTTATTTAAATCTGGTCAAGCCGAAAAAGCCAACGAGTTAAAGGCAAAAACAAGCTTACTAAAAGAAACATCTAAAGAACTTTCGGAATTGCTAAATGCCAAAGCCGATGCTTTAAATGAATTGTTGTACAAAATCCCAAATGTCCCTAATGAACTAGTACCTCAAGGAAACTCTGAAGACGACAATGAAGAGGTTTTTAAAGCTGGAGAGATTCCTTCTTTACATGAAGGCGCCTTACCTCATTGGGAATTAGCAAAGCAATACGATATTATTGATTTCGAATTAGGAAATAAAATTGCAGGTGCAGGTTTCCCTGTTTATAAAGGAAAAGGCGCGCGTTTACAACGTGCTTTAATTGCTTACTTTCTAGATAAAAATACAGCTGCAGGCTATACAGAATATCAATTACCACACGTGGTAAATGAAGCTTCAGGTTTTGGAACAGGTCAATTGCCAGATAAAGAAGGGCAAATGTACCACATCACTGAAGACAACTTATATTTAATCCCAACCGCTGAAGTTCCTGGAACCAACATTTTTAGAGATGTGGTTTTAAATGAAAGCGATTTACCTATCGGAATTACTGGTTACACACCATGTTTCCGTCGTGAAGCAGGAAGTTACGGTGCTCATGTAAGAGGTTTAAACCGATTACACCAATTTGATAAAGTTGAAATTATTCGTGTAGAACACCCAAGCAAATCTTACGAAGCTTTAGACGGCATGGTAAATCATGTGAAATCAATTTTAGAAGACCTTAAATTACCATACCGTATTTTACGTTTATGTGGTGCCGATTTAGGATTTACCTCTGCCCTAACTTACGATTTTGAATTGTTCTCTACAGCCCAAGACCGTTGGTTAGAAATTTCTTCAGTATCAAACTTTGAAACTTTTCAAGCCAATCGTTTAAAACTACGTTTTAAAAACAGCGATGGTAAAAACGAATTAGCGCATACACTTAATGGAAGCTCATTAGCTCTGCCACGTGTTCTTGCAGGTATTTTAGAAAATTGTCAAACTCCAGAAGGTATTGTCATTCCAGAAGTACTACAACCTTACACGGGGTTTAAAATTATTAACTAG
- a CDS encoding bifunctional riboflavin kinase/FAD synthetase, whose protein sequence is MRKVKNIETYHSVEPAVVTIGTFDGVHIGHQKIIKRLITTGKQEGLKSVILTFFPHPRMVLQKDANIKLINTIEERHDILDSLGLDYLIIKKFTKEFSRISAEDFVKDILVDKINAKKVIIGYDHRFGRNRNADINDLIAYGKTYGFEVEEISAQDINDVSVSSTKIRKALEAGDIVKANAYLGYPFMLSGEVIKGKGLGKQLSFPTANLKLTADYKIIPKQGSYIVRSTIDEKTVFGMMNIGTNPTVNGKKQSVEVHFFDFDKNLYGETLKIEFLHRLRDEEKFDSVEALTQQLIKDRKTALEYIAENHAE, encoded by the coding sequence ATGCGAAAAGTTAAAAATATAGAAACGTACCATTCTGTTGAGCCAGCAGTTGTTACTATTGGTACTTTTGACGGCGTTCATATCGGTCATCAAAAAATAATAAAACGCTTAATAACAACCGGTAAACAAGAAGGTTTAAAATCTGTTATTCTTACCTTTTTCCCGCACCCCAGAATGGTTTTACAAAAAGATGCTAACATCAAACTGATAAACACCATCGAGGAGCGTCATGATATCCTAGACTCCTTAGGCTTAGATTATTTAATCATTAAAAAATTCACTAAAGAATTTTCTAGAATTTCTGCCGAAGACTTTGTTAAAGACATTTTAGTAGATAAAATAAACGCTAAAAAGGTTATTATTGGCTACGACCACCGCTTTGGTAGAAACCGAAATGCCGACATTAACGACTTAATAGCTTATGGTAAAACTTATGGATTTGAAGTTGAGGAAATATCGGCACAAGATATTAACGATGTTTCGGTAAGCTCAACTAAAATAAGAAAAGCTTTAGAAGCAGGTGATATTGTAAAAGCCAACGCCTATTTAGGATATCCCTTCATGCTTTCGGGCGAAGTAATTAAAGGTAAAGGCTTAGGAAAACAATTAAGTTTCCCAACAGCAAACCTTAAATTGACGGCCGATTATAAAATCATCCCAAAACAAGGCTCCTATATTGTGCGTTCCACAATAGACGAAAAAACGGTTTTTGGCATGATGAATATTGGCACCAACCCTACCGTAAACGGCAAAAAACAATCGGTTGAAGTCCACTTTTTCGATTTTGACAAGAACCTGTATGGTGAGACCTTAAAAATTGAATTTTTACACCGATTAAGAGACGAGGAAAAATTCGATTCGGTTGAAGCGCTCACACAGCAACTCATTAAAGACCGCAAAACTGCGCTTGAATACATCGCCGAAAACCATGCTGAATAA